The window ATCTGCTTCACGTTGAGCACGATATCAGTCACATCCTCGCGCACACCGGCGAGCGAGGAGAATTCGTGCAGCACGTTTTCGATCTTGATCGAGGTAACGGCAGCGCCCTGCAGGCTGGACAGCAGCACGCGGCGCAGCGCGTTGCCGAGCGTCAGGCCAAAGCCACGCTCCAGCGGTTCAGCCACGAAAGTGGACTTGCGCTTCTTGTCGCCGCCATCCTTGACGTCGAGCTGCGTGGGTTTCTTCAGTTCCTGCCAGTTCTTGGTGTTGACGGACATGGATTTCCCCTGGGGTATGAAAACAGACGGGACCGGTTGCGCCGTGGTAGCGCGTCCGGTCCGTGAAACCGCCGGCGAAGGACACTCCCTCGCCGGCAAAAGCGGATCAGACGCGGCGGCGCTTGGAAGGCCGGACGCCATTATGCGGGATTGGCGTCACGTCGCGGATCGACGTGATGGTGAACCCGACGGCAGCCAGACCCCGAAGCGCGCTTTCGCGGCCCGAACCGGGGCCTTTGACTTCGACTTCCAGCGTACGGACGCCGTGTTCGGCAGCCTTCTTGCCAGCATCGTCGGCTGCGACCTGCGCCGCATAGGGAGTCGATTTGCGACTGCCCTTGAAGCCCATGGCGCCGGCGCTCGACCAGCTGATGGCATTGCCCTGTGCGTCGGTGATGGTGATCATCGTGTTGTTGAAGCTGGCGTTGATGTGCGCAACACCGCTGGAAATGTTCTTCTTGTCGCGTTTTCTGACGCGGCCTGGTTCGCGAGCCATTATTCGTATTCCTCGTATCGAGAGAAGGGAAAAGCGTGAGGGCGAACATGCCGCCCATTCCGCTTACTTCTTCTTGCCGGCGATCGGCTTGGCCTTACCCTTGCGGGTACGGGCGTTGGTGTGCGTGCGCTGTCCACGAACGGGCAGACCGTTCCGGTGACGCAAGCCGCGATAGGACCGCAGATCCATCAGACGCTTGATGTTCATCGCGGTTTCGCGGCGCAGATCACCTTCCACCTGATGGTCGGCGTCGATCGTTTCCCGGATTTGCAGGATTTCCGCATCGGTCAGATCCTGCACGCGCGTGGCGTGATCGATACCAAGTTTGTCGGCGATCTGCACAGCGGTCGTGCGACCGATACCGTGCAGATAGGTGAGCGCGATAATCACGCGCTTGTTTGTTGGAATATTAATTCCGGCAATACGAGCCACTTATTTCTCCATGCTCCACAGGGGTGCCGTTGTTCCGGAATCGGATACGACCTGCCGCCTATCTCATAGCGTTCAAATATTCCGCAACATCGCTGCCATCGCAAAATCCCCAAAAACTGGGTGTTTTCGCAAAAAAGCAAAAAGCCCGGATAGCGCGCCATTAAGTAAGGGGCACCTGCCGGACTCGATCAACGTTACCGAATATGTTGCGCGAATAGGGAGATTCGCAGCCCGCGTCAACAGCGAGTGCGCAATGTCCAACGAAACCGGATGCACCCCGGATCGCTGAGCTACCATCTACACCCGATCTACAAATTCGTCAAAAGGGGCCTAGAGCCAAATCAATCGTCTGCCATGGCGTCTATCAACGAACCTACATCGTTGGGGCTAGTCGTATCAATAGCGGGTCCGGGCTTGCCATTTGTTGCAGCGCCGTTTTCTCCAGCACTCCTTGCCTTTGATTTTTCGTCTGAATCATCGTTCGCGGCAGAGCCTTCCCCGGCACCACTTGGTTCCGGTGTAACGACGCCAAGCTTCATGCCCAGGCGCGCGAGTTGCTCGTTCATGACCATGTCCACGGCTTTCGAGATCGTCGCGACATCGAACCTGAAGTATCCGCCCACCACATATTCGAACAGAATACGGGTGCCGCCCGGCACTTCTTTCAAGGTGATTGTAAGCACCCCATCCACCGGTTCGCTTTGCAGTGGGCCAAGGCCGCCTCGCATTCGCAGTACGCGTGGTGGATCGGCCTGCACCACAGTCATATGACGCGAACTGCCGCGCTGGATGCCTTCGGGCACTCCGGCCTGCTCGTCGAGCAATTCGCAAAAGCAGCCGCCTGCCTGCGCGCTGAGATACAGGTTTGCAGCCTTGCCCGACCAGGTATGCGTATCGCTCCACCAGTCCTCCGGCTGTACCAGCATCTGCCAGGCCTCATACGGCGTCGCATCGACAACAAGTCCAGCCCGCGTAACGAAACCGCGCTCGTCCTGAATCATCACCTTGGCTTGTGCGGGTTCGGCAGTCGCAGCTAGCAAAGACATTGCGATCAGAGCCGCAGCAAATATACGTGTCACAGAACTACTCCGGCATAGTGCGGTGCCCATAGGTAGCACACAGCCGCCAAGAGCTTTTTCAACGGCAAGCATAGCGAAGCGTCCGGCCAAAACCAGAGACGAGTTTCATGACGGCTATGTTTCATGCGGAAATCGTAATTAAGCCGGCCTAGCCGAGAATATCATCGATCTTGGCAGCAACAGTATCGATGTCTGCCATGCCGTCGATCCTGCTTACGATCCCGCGTGCGTCGTAAATTGGCAGGATCGGCGCAGTTTTGGCGCGATACTCGGCCATACGGTTTCGCACGGTTTCAGCGTTGTCGTCCGGCCGCCGCTTGAAATCGGTGGAGCCGCATTCGTCACAGATGCCCTCGACCTTGGGTTGTTTGAAAACGTCGTGATAGCCCGCGCCGCAATTGGCGCAGGTAAAGCGCCCGGTGATACGCTCGACCAAGGCGTCTTCGTCCACACCAAGTTCGATGACGTGATTTAGCTTGCGGTCGTGGCTTTCGAGTAAAACGTCGAGCGCCTCAGCCTGTGCGGCGGTACGAGGATAGCCATCGAAGATTGCCCCGCTTCCGGCATCCAGCGCATGCAACTCAGCATCGATGAGCGCGCTTACTATATTATCGGAAACGAGCCCGCCAGCGTCCATGACGGCCTTCGCCTGCAATCCGACCGGCGTACCGGCATTGACGGCAGCGCGCAGCATATCGCCGGTCGATAGCTGTTTCATCCCATGCTGCTCGACGAGCCGGTGGGCCTGTGTGCCCTTACCCGCGCCGGGCGGCCCAAGGAGAATGATGTTCATGCTTAAGCCCCTGCCCTGCGCGCAATTTCCGCGAGTTAGCGGTTCCGGCCCTTCAACTTGGCCTTTTTGATCAGGTCGCCATATTGGTGCGCCAACAAGTGCGACTGGACCTGGCTGATGGTATCGACCGTGACGTTCACTACAATGAGCAGGCTGGTACCGCCAAGGAACAACGGAATGCCCGTCTGTGCGATCATATATTCCGGAATCACACACACCAGCGTCAGATAAATCGCGCCGACCACGGTGACACGGGTCAAGACGTAATCAAGATAGTCTGCCGTGCGTTTTCCCGGGCGGATACCGGGAATGAATCCGCCATTCTTCTTCAGGTTCTCCGATGTTTCCTCGGGGTTGAAGACCACCGCCGTATAGAAGAAACAGAAGAAGATGATGCCCGCCGCATAAAGCAACATGTAAATCGGCTGCCCGTGCTGCAGGTAGAAGTTCAGGAAATCGATCACGCCGCCTGTGGTGGAATCGCTATCAACGCTTTCGCCTGCAAACTGGCTAATTGTCAGCGGCAGCAGCAGCAGCGAACTGGCGAAGATCGGCGGGATAACGCCCGCCGTGTTCAGCTTGAGCGGCAAATGGCTGCGGTCGGCCTGCATCATGCCGCGCTGCGTCGCACGCTTGGGATACTGGATCAGCAGTCGCCGCTGGGCACGCTCGAAAAAACAGATGATGAGGATTAAAGCGATCACCATCACGATAAATCCGATGACAACCGCGGTACCGATCGTACCCTCGGAATACCCGGTAAACATATTGGCGGTGAAGCCCGGGAACTGAGCGACAATCCCGGCCATAATGATCAGCGATACACCATTACCAATACCGCGACTGGTGATCTGCTCACCCATCCAGAGCAGGAACATGGTACCACCGACCAGGCTAATGATGCAGCCAACATAGAACATGGTGCTCGGGTCCACGGCGAAGCCCTGCACTTCCGCATTTCGCGCAATGAAAAAGCCCTGCACCACGGTAAGGAACACAGTGCCGTACCGAGTATACTGGTTCAGCTTCTGCCGACCGCTGGCACCTTCCTTTTTCAGGGCCGCAAGCGAAGGGTGAAGCGCTGCCGCCAGCTGGATCACGATCGATGCCGTGATATACGGCATCAGGCCCAGCGAAATCAGCGAGTAATTCTCCAGCGCGCCGCCCGAGAACATGTTGAACATGCCAAGGATGCCGCCTTGGGTCCGCTCCACGAAGGATGCGAGCGCAACCGGGTCGATTCCGGGAAGCGGTACAAAGCTGAGGAAGCGAAACGCAATCAGTACACCGACGGTGAACCAGATACGCTTCTTGAGTTCCGTCGCCTTGGAAAAATTGGCGAGGCTCAGATTGCTGGCGAGATTGTCGGCGTTCGATGCCATCGGTCTGGGTCAATCCTAGCGTGACGCCGGGAGTGTCCGCAGATGCGGGGCCCGGCCTTGACGGGAACACATAGGAAGCGGGGGGCCGGTTGCCCAGCCCCCCGTTCGAAGTTGTCCGTTACTTGTCGGCCTTTTTCGCCGCTTTAGCTTTCCCGCTAGCCTTCTTATTGGCTCGCGGATCGGCCTTCGCACCTTCGGCACGAGGTTTGCTCGGCTTGGCGCTGGGTGCGACGATAGCTTGTACGGTTACACTGCCACCGGCCTTTTCGACCGCTCCAACTGCGCCCTTACTGGCGCCGGCAACAATGAATTTGGCCTTGGTCTTCAATTCGCCCTTGCCTAGCAGCCGGACACCGTCCTTACCGCCACGCCCGATACCGGCCGCCTGCAATGCCGCGTGATCGATATCCTTCTTGGCGTCGAGCTTACCCGCATCGATGAACTTCTGGACCATGCCCAGGTTCACTTCGGCGTAATCCTTGCCGAACGGGTTGTTGAAGCCGCGCTTTGGCAAACGCATGTGGAGCGGCATCTGGCCGCCTTCGAAACCGTTGATGGACACGCCTTCACGGCTCTTCTGGCCCTTCTGGCCGCGCCCTGCGGTAACGCCCTTGCCGGACCCGATACCGCGACCGACGCGCATACGCTTGTTGCGGGCGCCGGGATTGTCGCGAATTTCATTAAGTTTGATAGACATACTGCACTCGCTTTCGCTTTTTTCGCGCTGTGAAGCTTGCGCTTCTGGGAAACAGACCCGCCTCGGCTTCCACCGGGGCCGTATCTAATTAATCGACGACTGCCACGAGATGGGGCAGCTTGGCGATGGCACCACGAACTTCTGCGGTGTCTTCCAGTTCGACGACCTTGTGCATCTTGTTGAGCCCCAGCCCCACGAGAGTGGCGCGTTGGTCTTTCGGACGGCGGATCGGGCTACCGATCTGCTTCACCTTGATTTTAGCCATGCGAATTACTCCGTAACCGCTGCAGCGTCGGCCTTGGCCTCGGCTTCGGATGCGCCGCCGCGACCCAGAAGGTCGGCGACTTTCTTGCCGCGACGCTGGGCAACCGACTTCGGCGAAGTCTGGTTGGTCAGCGCGTCGAACGTGGCGCGGATCATGTTGTATGGGTTGGACGTGCCGACCGACTTGGTCACCACATCGGCAACGCCAAGGCTTTCGAACACAGCGCGCATCGGACCACCGGCAATGATGCCCGTACCTGGAGGAGCCGTGCGGATCTCGACCTTGCCGGCACCGAAACGGCCCTTGTTGTCGTGATGCAGCGTGCGGCCTTCCTTCAGCGAAACGCGGATCATGTGCTTGCGCGCAGCCGCAGTCGCCTTGGTAATGGCTTCGGGTACTTCGCGTGCCTTGCCCTTGCCGAAGCCAACCCGGCCGGAGCCATCGCCAACAACAACCAATGCTGCAAAACCGAAGCGCTTACCACCCTTAACCGTCTTGGAGACGCGGTTGATATGGACCAGCTTCTCGATGATGCCATCATCTGGCTCATCGCGGCCGCCACGGCGATTGTCACGTCCACCACGACCACGATTACCGCCCGGGCCACCGCCCCGATTGCCACCAGAGCCACCGCCCCGATTGCCACCGCGTCCAGCATTTGCAGCAGGCGCAGAAGCGTTGGCATCTGCCTGGGTGCGCGCAGGAGGCGTGGAAGCACCCGCAGCTGACTGGTTGTCTGCCGCTTCGGTCGAAGCCACAGTCGGAGTCGGCGTAGAGCCGGCGTTGTCGACCTTGGGCTGTTCCGGCACAGCGTGCTCGGTTTCGACCTTGGTCACTTCTTCTACCTTCGGCACATCGGCCTTGGGCGCGGTATCTTCGGTTTTCTTGTCATCAGCCATAATTTAAAACTCCAGCCCGCCTTCGCGGGCGGCGTCGGCAAGCGCTTTCACGCGGCC of the Alteripontixanthobacter maritimus genome contains:
- a CDS encoding SRPBCC family protein, encoding MTRIFAAALIAMSLLAATAEPAQAKVMIQDERGFVTRAGLVVDATPYEAWQMLVQPEDWWSDTHTWSGKAANLYLSAQAGGCFCELLDEQAGVPEGIQRGSSRHMTVVQADPPRVLRMRGGLGPLQSEPVDGVLTITLKEVPGGTRILFEYVVGGYFRFDVATISKAVDMVMNEQLARLGMKLGVVTPEPSGAGEGSAANDDSDEKSKARSAGENGAATNGKPGPAIDTTSPNDVGSLIDAMADD
- the rpsE gene encoding 30S ribosomal protein S5; amino-acid sequence: MMADDKKTEDTAPKADVPKVEEVTKVETEHAVPEQPKVDNAGSTPTPTVASTEAADNQSAAGASTPPARTQADANASAPAANAGRGGNRGGGSGGNRGGGPGGNRGRGGRDNRRGGRDEPDDGIIEKLVHINRVSKTVKGGKRFGFAALVVVGDGSGRVGFGKGKAREVPEAITKATAAARKHMIRVSLKEGRTLHHDNKGRFGAGKVEIRTAPPGTGIIAGGPMRAVFESLGVADVVTKSVGTSNPYNMIRATFDALTNQTSPKSVAQRRGKKVADLLGRGGASEAEAKADAAAVTE
- the rpsK gene encoding 30S ribosomal protein S11 is translated as MAREPGRVRKRDKKNISSGVAHINASFNNTMITITDAQGNAISWSSAGAMGFKGSRKSTPYAAQVAADDAGKKAAEHGVRTLEVEVKGPGSGRESALRGLAAVGFTITSIRDVTPIPHNGVRPSKRRRV
- the rpmD gene encoding 50S ribosomal protein L30, translating into MAKIKVKQIGSPIRRPKDQRATLVGLGLNKMHKVVELEDTAEVRGAIAKLPHLVAVVD
- the secY gene encoding preprotein translocase subunit SecY, whose protein sequence is MASNADNLASNLSLANFSKATELKKRIWFTVGVLIAFRFLSFVPLPGIDPVALASFVERTQGGILGMFNMFSGGALENYSLISLGLMPYITASIVIQLAAALHPSLAALKKEGASGRQKLNQYTRYGTVFLTVVQGFFIARNAEVQGFAVDPSTMFYVGCIISLVGGTMFLLWMGEQITSRGIGNGVSLIIMAGIVAQFPGFTANMFTGYSEGTIGTAVVIGFIVMVIALILIICFFERAQRRLLIQYPKRATQRGMMQADRSHLPLKLNTAGVIPPIFASSLLLLPLTISQFAGESVDSDSTTGGVIDFLNFYLQHGQPIYMLLYAAGIIFFCFFYTAVVFNPEETSENLKKNGGFIPGIRPGKRTADYLDYVLTRVTVVGAIYLTLVCVIPEYMIAQTGIPLFLGGTSLLIVVNVTVDTISQVQSHLLAHQYGDLIKKAKLKGRNR
- a CDS encoding adenylate kinase; translation: MNIILLGPPGAGKGTQAHRLVEQHGMKQLSTGDMLRAAVNAGTPVGLQAKAVMDAGGLVSDNIVSALIDAELHALDAGSGAIFDGYPRTAAQAEALDVLLESHDRKLNHVIELGVDEDALVERITGRFTCANCGAGYHDVFKQPKVEGICDECGSTDFKRRPDDNAETVRNRMAEYRAKTAPILPIYDARGIVSRIDGMADIDTVAAKIDDILG
- the rpsM gene encoding 30S ribosomal protein S13, producing the protein MARIAGINIPTNKRVIIALTYLHGIGRTTAVQIADKLGIDHATRVQDLTDAEILQIRETIDADHQVEGDLRRETAMNIKRLMDLRSYRGLRHRNGLPVRGQRTHTNARTRKGKAKPIAGKKK
- the rplO gene encoding 50S ribosomal protein L15, producing the protein MKLNEIRDNPGARNKRMRVGRGIGSGKGVTAGRGQKGQKSREGVSINGFEGGQMPLHMRLPKRGFNNPFGKDYAEVNLGMVQKFIDAGKLDAKKDIDHAALQAAGIGRGGKDGVRLLGKGELKTKAKFIVAGASKGAVGAVEKAGGSVTVQAIVAPSAKPSKPRAEGAKADPRANKKASGKAKAAKKADK